A single genomic interval of Spinacia oleracea cultivar Varoflay chromosome 6, BTI_SOV_V1, whole genome shotgun sequence harbors:
- the LOC110786368 gene encoding uncharacterized protein: protein MSTTNKPPHYPPPRHYPPPPRPPQVHPPPRHHPPPPNPPQVHPPPRHHPPPPYRRPPKPPKSNRSTLASCIVATIFLIFLIILLFIIYFSLFKPKDPTITITAVQLPTFTISSNGSIVSFTFSLYAAIKNTNRALFSHFDSSLQLLYAGNQVGFMFIPAGKISAGKTEFIGATFSVKPFLISTTAAGGDTPALVGNIPVTDGIERVKPTMEVEMRMEMVGRERVLGVFSHHVETVTDCRIAVAISDGSVLGFHCS from the coding sequence ATGTCCACCACCAACAAACCACCGCATTATCCTCCACCACGCCACTACCCACCACCACCACGCCCACCACAAGTACACCCTCCACCACGCCACCACCCACCACCACCAAACCCACCACAAGTACACCCTCCACCACGACATCACCCACCACCACCATATCGCCGCCCACCAAAACCCCCAAAATCCAACCGCTCCACACTAGCATCCTGCATTGTAGCCACAATCTTCCTAATCTTCCTCATCATCCTCCTCTTCATCATCTACTTCTCTCTCTTCAAACCCAAAGACCCAACCATCACCATAACCGCCGTCCAACTCCCTACCTTCACCATCTCCTCCAACGGCTCCATCGTCAGCTTCACCTTCTCCCTCTACGCCGCCATCAAAAACACTAACCGTGCCCTCTTCTCCCACTTCGATAGCTCCCTCCAGCTCCTCTACGCCGGCAATCAAGTCGGTTTCATGTTCATCCCAGCTGGTAAAATATCCGCCGGAAAAACAGAGTTCATAGGCGCGACGTTTTCTGTGAAGCCGTTTCTTATCTCGACGACGGCAGCGGGAGGGGACACTCCGGCGTTAGTGGGGAATATTCCGGTGACGGACGGGATAGAGAGGGTGAAGCCGACAATGGAGGTGGAAATGAGGATGGAAAtggtgggaagagagagagtgTTGGGGGTTTTTAGTCATCATGTTGAGACTGTTACTGATTGTCGCATTGCTGTCGCCATTTCTGATGGATCTGTGCTTGGTTTCCATTGTAGCTAA
- the LOC110786397 gene encoding phosphatidylinositol 4-kinase gamma 4: MSAGAGVALSSFYEDMVHFPGYIDNRVNLHQTESILVYLSVAGSVIPIRVMESDSIASVKLRIQTCKGYVVKKQKLVYGGRELARNDGLVKEYGVSGGDVLHLILKLSDLLAIIVSTACGKEFELQVDRHRNVGYLKQRIYKEGKGFVDLKDQELFCQGERLKDQSLINDISKTNDGVIHLLVKKSAKVRTITVERDVELELELSVVASDVLSKDECNKKQFGELYPLSSNKVVPNRDSWLEPVVVNVPTIELPLAFHNLINSAIDGLDKGNPPIRSTDGTGGAYFMFNPSGQKIVAVFKPIDEEPMAVNNPHGLPISENGEGLKKGTKVGEGALREVAAYLLDHPMNGFYSLNRDAIGFSGVPPTALVRCLNKGFNHPQGFEGTLKDVKIGSLQMFMENDGNCEDIGPRAFPVEEVHKISILDLRLGNADRHAGNILFKRNGVDGRIQLIPIDHGYCLPDSFEDCTFDWLYWPQARQPFSSEAIKYITLLDAEKDLALLKFHGWDVPIQYARTLRISTMLLKKGAEKGMTPFAIGNIMCRETLTKESLIEEMINEAQQSLIPGMSEEDFLETVSQIMDFRLNELI; the protein is encoded by the exons ATGTCTGCTGGTGCTGGTGTTGCCTTGAGTTCCTTTTACGAAGATATGGTGCATTTCCCGGGTTATATAGATAACCGGGTGAATTTGCACCAAACCGAGTCAATTTTAGTCTATCTTAGTGTTGCCGGGTCTGTGATTCCAATTCGGGTTATGGAATCCGATTCGATTGCTTCTGTTAAACTCAGGATCCAAACATGTAAAGGTTATGTAGTTAAGAAACAAAAACTTGTTTATGGAGGTAGGGAGTTGGCCAGGAATGATGGTCTTGTTAAGGAATATGGTGTTAGTGGTGGAGATGTGTTGCATTTGATCCTTAAACTATCTGATCTCTTAGCCATTATAGTTAGCACTGCTTGTGGGAAAGAGTTCGAGTTGCAAGTCGATAGGCATCGAAATGTAGGGTACCTTAAACAAAGAATCTATAAAGAAGGGAAAGGGTTTGTTGACCTTAAAGATCAAGAACTCTTTTGTCAAGGTGAGAGGCTTAAAGATCAGAGTCTAATTAATGATATTTCCAAGACTAATGATGGTGTTATCCATTTACTTGTTAAGAAATCAGCCAAAGTTAGGACTATTACAGTTGAAAGAGatgttgaacttgaacttgaactttcgGTTGTGGCATCGGATGTTTTGTCTAAAGATGAATGCAATAAGAAACAATTTGGTGAGCTCTATCCTTTATCATCTAACAAAGTAGTGCCTAATAGAGATTCTTGGTTAGAACCTGTTGTTGTTAATGTTCCTACAATTGAATTACCATTAGCATTTCACAATCTGATTAACTCAGCAATTGATGGGTTAGATAAGGGTAACCCACCAATTAGATCAACAGATGGTACTGGTGGTGCTTATTTCATGTTCAACCCATCAGGTCAGAAGATTGTAGCTGTGTTTAAGCCCATTGATGAGGAGCCCATGGCGGTTAATAACCCACACGGGCTACCCATCTCTGAAAATGGTGAGGGTCTGAAAAAAGGAACGAAAGTTGGGGAAGGAGCATTGAGAGAAGTTGCTGCATACCTTCTAGATCATCCGATGAACGGGTTTTACTCGTTGAATCGTGATGCGATTGGGTTTTCTGGGGTGCCACCAACTGCATTGGTTCGGTGTTTGAACAAGGGGTTTAACCACCCACAAGGGTTTGAAGGTACTTTGAAAGATGTAAAGATTGGATCTTTGCAAATGTTTATGGAGAATGATGGTAATTGTGAGGATATCGGGCCTCGGGCTTTCCCTGTGGAAGAAGTTCATAAGATCAGTATTCTTGATCTTAGGTTGGGTAATGCAGATAGACATGCTGGGAATATTCTTTTCAAGAGAAATGGTGTTGATGGCCGAATTCAGCTTATTCCAATTGATCATGGCTACTGTCTGCCTGATAGT TTTGAGGATTGCACATTTGACTGGCTATACTGGCCACAAGCCCGTCAACCCTTCTCCTCAGAAGCCATCAAGTACATAACATTACTAGATGCTGAAAAAGACCTTGCATTGTTGAAGTTCCATGGCTGGGACGTACCTATCCAGTATGCTCGGACTCTGCGCATATCCACAATGTTGTTGAAGAAGGGAGCAGAAAAAGGGATGACACCTTTCGCCATTGGAAATATCATGTGTCGTGAAACACTAACCAAGGAATCTCTTATTGAAGAAATGATCAACGAAGCTCAGCAGTCGTTAATTCCTGGAATGAGTGAAGAAGATTTTCTTGAAACCGTTTCCCAAATCATGGATTTCCGACTAAACGAGCTCATTTAA